Proteins encoded by one window of Silvibacterium dinghuense:
- a CDS encoding glycoside hydrolase family 127 protein, whose protein sequence is MNPMDTAQKISRRTFLSTTAAATAAMALPAWGAGRGSTGVLDPDWKEMGVIATRKSPYAKLHSVPVRAVTVETGFWSARRETNVTASIPSMREELLEHGRMDNFLRLEGKSSAPQRGPVYSDSDIYKWLEAVGFALESSPLPELRAQSGTIIQQVVAAQEPSGYLNTYYVGDRSSQRMQWQVQTTGHELYNIGHLLQGAIAYYRATGDPTLLEAGMRFVDGFLLPGYGPGANQQPIVAGHPEIEMALIELYRTTGNRQYLDLAGYILHGDARKPLTERQIVYMFCGIPFTQRTKLEGHAVRAMYACCGAADYYLETGDPAYWKTLNTLWDDLVAHQLYVTGGVGARSDGEAFGNAYELPNERAYGESCAAIGNMMWNWRMLSASGDAKFTDVMERALYNGINSGMSLSGTMYCYRNPLAFNPATGDKIRNPWYDTTCCPPNLERTFASLPGYFYSTSPEGVYVHFYDNSTLQWKLESGTALTLRQQTKYPWEGTVRIAVEPASAEEFTLFVRIPEWSKQNSVNVNGKEVPGVTAGRYLPLRRRWSSGDSVEIVFDMSPQVVHANPAVADDRGRVALQRGPVVYCMEQLDQKLSASDSADFPRYVARLTETTSSRYEPDLLGGVVTLHHPGALLTAATPALYQESLPSQHAEEETSLQLIPYYAWSNREPSAMQVWIPYQQV, encoded by the coding sequence ATGAATCCGATGGACACAGCGCAGAAGATCTCCCGACGGACGTTCCTTTCGACGACGGCTGCTGCCACGGCGGCCATGGCCCTGCCTGCCTGGGGAGCAGGCAGGGGCAGCACGGGTGTGCTCGATCCTGACTGGAAAGAGATGGGCGTGATTGCCACGCGTAAATCGCCGTATGCGAAGCTGCACAGTGTACCGGTGCGCGCAGTAACCGTCGAGACGGGGTTCTGGTCTGCGCGCCGCGAGACGAACGTAACGGCGAGCATTCCCAGCATGCGGGAAGAGCTGCTCGAACATGGCCGCATGGATAACTTCCTTCGCCTCGAGGGCAAATCCAGCGCTCCGCAGCGCGGCCCCGTGTATTCGGACTCGGATATTTACAAATGGCTGGAGGCGGTCGGCTTCGCGCTCGAATCCTCGCCTCTGCCCGAGCTTCGCGCGCAGTCCGGCACGATAATTCAACAGGTGGTGGCGGCGCAGGAGCCCTCGGGCTATCTCAACACCTACTACGTCGGTGACCGCAGCAGTCAGCGCATGCAATGGCAGGTGCAGACCACCGGCCACGAGCTCTATAACATCGGCCACCTGCTGCAGGGCGCGATTGCATATTACCGCGCCACGGGCGACCCCACGCTGCTCGAAGCCGGCATGCGCTTTGTGGATGGCTTCCTGCTGCCTGGCTATGGCCCGGGCGCGAATCAGCAGCCCATCGTGGCAGGCCATCCCGAGATTGAGATGGCGCTCATTGAGCTGTATCGCACCACGGGCAACCGGCAGTATCTCGATCTGGCCGGCTATATTCTCCACGGCGACGCACGCAAGCCGCTAACCGAGCGGCAGATCGTATACATGTTCTGCGGCATTCCTTTTACGCAGCGCACCAAGCTCGAAGGGCACGCAGTGCGCGCGATGTATGCCTGCTGCGGAGCAGCGGACTACTATCTCGAGACCGGCGATCCGGCTTACTGGAAAACCCTCAACACACTCTGGGACGATCTCGTGGCGCACCAGCTTTACGTGACTGGCGGCGTGGGTGCGCGCAGTGACGGCGAGGCATTCGGCAATGCATATGAGCTGCCGAACGAGCGTGCGTATGGCGAAAGCTGCGCAGCGATCGGCAACATGATGTGGAACTGGCGCATGCTCTCGGCCAGCGGCGATGCGAAGTTTACCGACGTGATGGAGCGCGCGCTCTACAACGGCATCAACTCCGGTATGTCGCTCAGCGGCACGATGTATTGCTATCGCAATCCGCTGGCCTTCAATCCTGCGACCGGCGATAAGATTCGTAATCCGTGGTACGACACCACCTGCTGTCCTCCGAACCTCGAGCGCACTTTCGCCTCGTTGCCGGGATACTTCTACAGCACTTCGCCCGAGGGCGTTTATGTGCACTTCTATGACAACTCCACGCTGCAATGGAAGCTGGAGAGCGGCACAGCGCTCACACTGCGGCAGCAGACGAAGTATCCATGGGAGGGCACCGTGCGCATTGCAGTCGAGCCGGCGTCTGCGGAGGAGTTCACACTCTTCGTGCGTATCCCGGAGTGGTCGAAGCAGAACAGCGTGAATGTCAACGGCAAGGAAGTGCCGGGTGTTACAGCTGGCCGCTATCTGCCGCTGCGCCGCCGCTGGTCTTCGGGAGACAGCGTCGAGATCGTCTTCGATATGAGTCCGCAGGTGGTACATGCCAATCCGGCTGTGGCCGACGATCGCGGCCGTGTTGCCCTGCAGCGCGGCCCTGTCGTCTATTGCATGGAGCAGCTCGACCAGAAGCTCTCGGCCTCGGATTCCGCGGATTTTCCACGCTATGTCGCACGCCTTACGGAGACGACTTCATCCCGCTACGAGCCCGATCTTCTTGGCGGTGTGGTGACTCTCCATCATCCCGGCGCGCTGCTGACTGCTGCGACGCCGGCGCTCTATCAGGAGTCTTTGCCAAGCCAGCATGCGGAGGAGGAGACAAGCCTGCAACTCATTCCGTACTACGCATGGTCCAACCGCGAGCCCTCTGCGATGCAGGTGTGGATTCCCTATCAACAGGTCTGA
- a CDS encoding VOC family protein has product MAFSIDRIDHLVLTVTNIPATCDFYSEVLGMEVESANGRTALLFGEQKINLHQRGHEFEPKAAHPMPGAADLCLITEAPMPEVVEYLAALRVHIEIGPVERNGAMGRMQSVYIRDPDRNLVEISNYE; this is encoded by the coding sequence ATGGCTTTTTCCATCGATCGGATTGACCACCTTGTGCTGACCGTGACGAATATCCCGGCCACGTGCGATTTCTACAGCGAAGTGCTGGGCATGGAAGTCGAGTCGGCAAATGGACGTACCGCGCTGCTCTTCGGCGAGCAGAAAATCAACCTGCATCAGCGGGGACATGAGTTCGAGCCGAAGGCCGCTCACCCCATGCCCGGCGCGGCGGATCTATGTCTGATCACCGAGGCACCCATGCCCGAGGTGGTGGAGTATCTGGCGGCGCTGCGGGTGCATATCGAGATAGGGCCGGTGGAAAGAAACGGAGCCATGGGCCGGATGCAGTCGGTCTATATCCGGGACCCTGACCGGAATCTGGTGGAAATCTCGAATTATGAATGA
- the rpsB gene encoding 30S ribosomal protein S2, which translates to MATITMKELLEAGVHFGHQTKRWDPRMKEYIFGERNGIYIIDLQKTLKMFKEASKYVTDLTAQGKVILFVGTKRQAQDAIAEEATRCGMFYINQRWLGGLLTNWVTVQKSVKRLQELDDMATDGRYDLLTKKEVIKLERERKHLQANLAGIKNMRRLPDALFIVDSNNEAIAVKEARKLGIPVVAVVDTNCDPTVVDYVIPGNDDALRAIRLFTSKISDSVVEGVQMAGDKQYAEIAGVTTQSDAEPAVEGDAAASAEEATGEVVDLEAALGGGIRKAPAIVAALDEAEAAESGI; encoded by the coding sequence TTGGCCACGATCACCATGAAGGAGCTGCTCGAAGCAGGTGTTCACTTCGGGCATCAGACGAAGCGCTGGGATCCGCGGATGAAGGAATACATCTTCGGCGAGCGCAACGGCATTTACATCATCGACCTGCAGAAGACCCTGAAGATGTTCAAGGAAGCCAGCAAGTACGTGACGGACCTCACGGCTCAGGGCAAGGTGATTCTGTTTGTCGGCACCAAGCGTCAGGCTCAGGATGCCATCGCGGAAGAAGCGACCCGCTGCGGGATGTTCTACATCAACCAGCGCTGGCTGGGCGGCCTGCTGACCAACTGGGTGACGGTGCAGAAGTCGGTGAAGCGCCTTCAGGAACTGGATGACATGGCCACGGACGGCCGTTATGACCTCCTCACCAAGAAGGAAGTCATCAAGCTCGAGCGTGAGCGCAAGCACCTGCAGGCGAACCTTGCCGGCATCAAGAACATGCGCCGCCTGCCGGACGCTCTGTTCATCGTCGACTCGAACAACGAAGCGATTGCCGTGAAGGAAGCCCGCAAGCTGGGTATCCCGGTTGTCGCGGTGGTTGACACGAACTGCGATCCCACGGTTGTGGACTACGTGATCCCGGGCAACGATGACGCGCTGCGCGCCATCCGCCTCTTCACCTCCAAGATCTCCGATTCGGTGGTCGAGGGCGTGCAGATGGCCGGCGACAAGCAATATGCCGAGATCGCGGGTGTGACCACGCAGAGCGATGCCGAGCCGGCGGTGGAAGGCGATGCAGCGGCTTCGGCCGAAGAAGCTACAGGCGAGGTTGTCGACCTCGAGGCGGCTCTGGGCGGCGGAATCCGCAAGGCTCCGGCCATTGTTGCGGCGCTGGACGAGGCCGAGGCAGCCGAAAGCGGTATCTAA
- a CDS encoding VOC family protein, which produces MNLNQPVTFLLTAQPDQATAFYRDILGLTFLRDDGFALVFTTGPILLRIGKVQAHSPALHTVLGWEVPDITTAVAELAAKNIAFEQYPGMGQDPSGIATFPNGDKVAWFKDPDGNVLSLSQHATQ; this is translated from the coding sequence GTGAACCTGAATCAACCTGTTACCTTCCTGCTGACCGCGCAGCCCGATCAGGCTACCGCGTTCTACCGCGATATACTCGGCCTCACCTTTCTCCGTGACGACGGCTTCGCGCTCGTCTTCACCACCGGCCCCATCCTGCTGCGGATCGGCAAGGTGCAGGCGCATTCTCCTGCGCTGCATACGGTGTTGGGTTGGGAAGTCCCCGACATTACCACCGCCGTCGCAGAGCTCGCAGCGAAGAACATCGCCTTCGAGCAGTATCCGGGCATGGGGCAAGATCCGAGCGGCATTGCCACTTTCCCGAATGGGGACAAGGTCGCCTGGTTTAAGGACCCGGACGGCAATGTTCTCTCACTCTCGCAGCACGCGACCCAATAA
- a CDS encoding dienelactone hydrolase family protein, which translates to MVRNAVLAAGLLGAVVAQAQEWAKARLDASPRHHEWVDIKYGNRTVHAFVVYPEVGAKAPAVLVIHEIFGLTDWAREAADEVAAAGYVAIAPDLLSGERPDGSTTGKDGSSAFPTQDDAVKAVSGLNPDQVTADLNATADYVKKLPAVNGKLVVAGFCWGGGQSFRFATNRHDLSAAFVFYGPPPENLGAITAPVYGFYAGNDARISATVPDTKTAMEKAGKKYEDVIYEGAGHGFMRAGEDPTRTTGNEANVKARTEAWARWKTLLKGL; encoded by the coding sequence ATGGTGCGCAATGCGGTGCTGGCTGCAGGGCTTCTGGGAGCCGTCGTGGCGCAGGCGCAGGAGTGGGCAAAGGCGCGGCTGGATGCTTCGCCGCGGCACCACGAGTGGGTCGATATCAAGTACGGGAATCGCACCGTGCACGCCTTCGTGGTTTATCCGGAGGTGGGCGCGAAGGCGCCGGCGGTGCTGGTGATCCACGAAATCTTCGGGCTGACGGACTGGGCGCGCGAGGCGGCGGACGAGGTTGCGGCGGCGGGATACGTGGCCATCGCACCCGATCTGCTTTCCGGTGAGAGGCCCGACGGCAGCACGACGGGCAAGGACGGCAGCAGCGCATTTCCCACGCAGGACGATGCGGTAAAGGCGGTCTCCGGCTTGAATCCAGACCAGGTAACGGCGGACCTGAACGCCACGGCCGACTACGTAAAGAAGCTGCCCGCAGTAAACGGAAAGCTGGTGGTCGCAGGCTTCTGCTGGGGCGGCGGGCAGAGCTTCCGCTTCGCGACAAACCGGCATGACCTGAGCGCGGCATTTGTCTTTTATGGGCCGCCGCCGGAAAACCTGGGCGCGATCACCGCGCCGGTGTATGGCTTCTACGCGGGTAACGATGCGCGCATCTCGGCCACGGTGCCCGACACCAAGACTGCGATGGAGAAGGCCGGCAAAAAGTATGAGGACGTGATCTACGAAGGCGCGGGACACGGCTTCATGCGTGCTGGCGAAGATCCAACTCGGACCACGGGCAACGAGGCGAATGTAAAGGCGCGCACCGAGGCCTGGGCTCGCTGGAAGACCCTGCTGAAGGGGCTATAG
- a CDS encoding translation elongation factor Ts: MSTVTEKIDAKLVKQLRDNSGAPMGDCLKALQESKGDMEQAFVILRKRGMASAAKKASRSTNEGAVGTYIHAGGKIGVLLEVNCESDFVARTEDFQELLKDIAMHIAAVDPRYIRKEDVTAEDLEREKEIYRAQAAATGKPAPVVEKIVEGKMSKFYEEVCLLEQPFIKEQSVAIKDLIATKVGKLGENITLRRFARFKVGDPNWTVAQVKLSETEEAAS, translated from the coding sequence ATGTCGACTGTGACTGAAAAGATTGATGCCAAGCTGGTAAAGCAACTGCGTGACAACTCCGGCGCGCCGATGGGCGACTGCCTCAAGGCCCTGCAGGAGTCGAAGGGCGACATGGAGCAGGCGTTCGTCATCCTGCGCAAGCGCGGTATGGCGTCAGCCGCCAAGAAGGCTTCGCGCTCGACGAACGAGGGCGCAGTCGGTACTTATATCCACGCCGGCGGCAAGATCGGCGTGCTGCTTGAAGTCAACTGCGAGAGCGATTTCGTCGCCCGCACCGAGGACTTCCAGGAGCTGCTGAAGGACATCGCGATGCACATCGCCGCGGTCGATCCTCGCTACATCCGCAAGGAAGATGTGACGGCCGAGGACCTGGAGCGCGAGAAGGAAATCTATCGTGCGCAGGCTGCTGCAACCGGCAAGCCCGCTCCGGTGGTCGAGAAGATCGTCGAAGGCAAGATGAGCAAGTTCTACGAGGAAGTCTGCCTCCTCGAACAGCCCTTCATCAAGGAGCAGTCGGTGGCCATCAAGGACCTGATTGCGACCAAGGTGGGCAAGCTGGGTGAGAACATCACTCTGCGCCGCTTCGCGCGCTTCAAGGTCGGCGATCCGAACTGGACCGTTGCCCAGGTGAAGTTGAGCGAGACGGAAGAGGCTGCAAGCTAA
- the rpsI gene encoding 30S ribosomal protein S9, with protein sequence MADLVQYYGTGRRKSAIARVFLRPGTGNFTVNGKPSEVYFVTEQQRVSSRRPLGLTELTGSFDVVTTVRGGGVSAQADAVKMGIARALLEFNAELRKTLKTDGLLTRDARQKERKKYGQKGARARFQFSKR encoded by the coding sequence ATGGCAGATTTGGTTCAGTATTACGGAACGGGCCGCCGCAAGTCGGCGATTGCCCGCGTCTTCCTTCGCCCCGGCACGGGCAACTTCACCGTCAATGGCAAGCCGAGCGAAGTCTACTTCGTCACCGAGCAGCAGCGCGTCTCTTCGCGTCGTCCGCTGGGTCTGACCGAGCTGACCGGCTCGTTTGACGTGGTGACCACGGTTCGCGGCGGCGGCGTAAGCGCGCAGGCCGATGCAGTGAAGATGGGCATCGCCCGCGCTCTGCTTGAGTTCAACGCCGAGCTGCGCAAGACGCTGAAGACCGATGGCCTGCTCACGCGCGACGCGCGTCAGAAGGAACGCAAGAAGTACGGTCAGAAGGGCGCTCGCGCTCGCTTCCAGTTCTCCAAGCGCTAG
- a CDS encoding TrbI/VirB10 family protein, with amino-acid sequence MTHPARTVSRLPLLVLGSCLFAAPLALAQSAPVATSAAASPAAPVAPAVAAPAPASGQTFVIPAGTKIPLTLKSAISTSTAKAGDAVYLSSDFPVIEAGRVVIPAGVFVQGYIDGVERGGKVKGRAQIMMHFVSMAFPNGVVISLPGAVDNVPGAQNAQVKDKEGLIESKNSKTDDAKTVGGATLAGAGVGGMVGWAAGSPGLGLGVGAGAGAAAGVVEMFMKHGADITFPAGTNVTMVMQRPLQVEEQQLQGMSNLTGYEGPVTTPVGAAQNTLPKPQPQAN; translated from the coding sequence ATGACTCACCCCGCTCGCACCGTTTCTCGTCTGCCGTTGCTGGTTCTTGGTTCCTGCCTGTTTGCCGCGCCGCTGGCGCTGGCTCAGAGCGCACCGGTTGCGACTTCCGCTGCCGCCTCACCGGCTGCTCCGGTCGCTCCTGCTGTAGCGGCACCTGCGCCGGCCAGCGGTCAGACATTCGTGATTCCCGCAGGAACGAAGATTCCGCTTACGCTGAAGTCCGCGATCAGCACCTCAACCGCGAAGGCCGGCGATGCCGTGTATCTTTCCAGCGATTTTCCGGTCATTGAAGCCGGACGCGTGGTTATCCCTGCAGGTGTTTTCGTGCAGGGCTATATTGATGGTGTGGAGCGTGGCGGCAAGGTGAAAGGCCGCGCGCAGATCATGATGCATTTCGTCTCGATGGCTTTCCCGAATGGTGTGGTCATCTCGCTGCCGGGCGCGGTGGACAATGTTCCGGGGGCGCAGAACGCGCAGGTAAAGGATAAGGAAGGGCTCATCGAGAGCAAGAACTCCAAGACCGACGATGCCAAGACAGTAGGTGGTGCAACGCTGGCCGGCGCTGGTGTCGGCGGTATGGTCGGCTGGGCTGCGGGCTCGCCGGGGCTGGGCCTTGGCGTCGGAGCTGGCGCAGGTGCCGCGGCAGGTGTCGTGGAGATGTTCATGAAGCATGGCGCGGATATCACCTTCCCGGCCGGGACGAACGTCACCATGGTGATGCAGCGGCCGTTGCAGGTGGAAGAGCAGCAGCTGCAGGGCATGAGCAATCTGACCGGCTATGAGGGTCCGGTAACGACGCCGGTGGGCGCTGCGCAGAACACGCTGCCCAAGCCGCAGCCGCAGGCTAACTAA
- a CDS encoding LacI family DNA-binding transcriptional regulator, giving the protein MPKRVRAESKEKKLDIRDVARSAKVSVATVSRTMNLVPTVDEKLSRRVWQAIEELNFYPNTQARALKSGRSRIFGLILSEITNPFFPELVQGFEESAIKDGYEILITSISHDHSRMELAVRRMLERKVEGVAVMTFGVELPYLDRLAAADIPLVFVDDGPPVPRRTILQVDYATGIRQGVQHLAALGHQRIACISGPPQQLSSRLRYDAFLESMREMDLPIEPELLVKGDHTLQGGAAGARRLLSLQQPPTAVMCSNDLTAIGLLRAASQAHVSVPRDLSVIGFDDIHLADFVSPPLTTVRMSRAALAEAAVGALRSHAEASPDRIAPENARFVSIPTLLTVRRSTGLCAWP; this is encoded by the coding sequence ATGCCAAAACGAGTACGCGCAGAGTCGAAAGAGAAGAAGCTGGATATCCGCGACGTGGCGAGGAGTGCGAAGGTCTCCGTCGCCACGGTTTCGCGCACGATGAACCTGGTGCCGACGGTCGACGAGAAACTGTCACGTCGCGTATGGCAGGCGATCGAAGAGCTGAACTTTTATCCCAATACGCAGGCTCGTGCTCTCAAGTCTGGACGCAGCCGTATCTTCGGGCTCATCCTCTCGGAGATTACCAATCCGTTTTTCCCGGAACTGGTTCAGGGATTTGAAGAGAGCGCGATCAAGGATGGCTACGAGATACTGATTACTTCCATCAGCCATGACCATAGCCGCATGGAGCTGGCTGTGCGGCGCATGCTCGAGCGCAAAGTGGAAGGCGTCGCAGTCATGACCTTCGGCGTCGAGCTACCTTATCTCGACAGGCTTGCAGCGGCCGATATCCCGCTGGTCTTTGTCGATGACGGGCCGCCAGTTCCGCGCCGTACCATTCTGCAGGTCGATTACGCGACTGGTATTCGCCAGGGTGTGCAGCATCTCGCCGCACTCGGTCACCAGCGCATTGCCTGCATCAGCGGTCCTCCGCAGCAACTCTCCAGCCGCCTGCGTTACGACGCTTTTCTTGAGTCCATGCGCGAAATGGATCTGCCTATCGAGCCAGAGCTTCTTGTCAAAGGCGATCATACGCTGCAGGGAGGCGCCGCCGGTGCACGCCGGCTTCTATCCTTGCAGCAACCGCCCACGGCGGTCATGTGCTCCAACGACCTCACTGCCATCGGCTTGTTGCGCGCAGCCTCCCAGGCACATGTTTCCGTTCCCCGCGATCTCTCAGTCATCGGCTTCGACGATATTCATCTCGCCGATTTCGTCTCACCGCCGCTCACCACCGTGCGCATGTCGCGGGCCGCGCTTGCCGAGGCCGCCGTCGGAGCCCTGCGCAGCCATGCCGAGGCTAGCCCAGACCGTATTGCACCCGAAAATGCGCGCTTCGTCTCTATTCCCACCCTGCTCACTGTCCGGCGCTCCACCGGGCTATGTGCGTGGCCATAA
- the rplM gene encoding 50S ribosomal protein L13 has protein sequence MSTTIPSAHEIDRKWYVVDATGKTLGRLATEAASVLAGKRNPQYVPYIDMGDHVIVINAEKVRLTGLKTQQKVYRRYTGFPGGLREESFLRLLERKPEQIIEEAVKGMLPKTKLGRKMATKLNVYKGDQHPHAAQKPVALEINA, from the coding sequence ATGTCGACAACTATTCCGAGCGCACACGAGATTGACCGCAAGTGGTACGTGGTGGACGCGACCGGCAAGACGCTGGGGCGCCTGGCAACCGAAGCGGCCAGCGTGCTGGCCGGCAAGAGGAACCCGCAGTACGTTCCCTACATTGATATGGGCGACCATGTGATCGTCATTAACGCGGAGAAGGTCCGCCTGACCGGTCTGAAGACCCAGCAGAAGGTTTACCGCCGCTACACCGGCTTCCCGGGCGGTCTGCGCGAGGAGTCGTTCCTCCGCCTGCTCGAGCGCAAGCCCGAACAGATCATCGAAGAAGCGGTCAAGGGCATGCTGCCCAAGACCAAGCTGGGCCGCAAGATGGCGACCAAGCTGAATGTCTACAAGGGCGATCAGCACCCCCACGCGGCACAGAAGCCGGTGGCGCTCGAGATTAACGCGTAA
- a CDS encoding beta-L-arabinofuranosidase domain-containing protein: protein MNRLSRRTFLKHSSLAAGAALTIPRSSSLRAATTAPAAIRPKLAQFEYAQVRLLDGPMLEQFDRNHRFFLGLDEDGLLKPFRERAGQPAPGPVMGGWYNDNPAYDPPKNMTGYIPGHSFGQYLSGLARAYAITGNKPTQEKVQRLVKGFAPTVTEKFYVDYPLPAYTFDKTNIGLLDAHQFAGDSHALPVLSRAVDAVLPHLPAGPQTREEACAVPHKNISYCWDETYTLPENFYLAYLRSGDARYRQLAARFLQDKDYFTPLSQDENVLPGLHAYSHLNALASAVQSYLVDGSQMHLRAARNGFRMIQQTQSFATGGWGPDETFRKPGSGDMGASLTKTHASFETPCGAYGHFKVTRYLMRITGDSAYGDSMESMLYNTILGAKPILEDGTSFYYADYNNVASKFYHQDKWPCCSGTFPQVTADYGISSYFQSPEGVHVNLYVPSQLTWTQNGSRCVLTQRTEYPYHPEVTLEVRTERPESFAIALRIPAWAGPGTHVAINGKAIAEEVRPGIFLSLHRTWKDGDRIELTLDRTYRLIQVDPEHPNLVALLHGPLSLFAVGETPATLSRRELLAAQERSGSWSVSSGSDAVTLLSYPQIKDEKYRLYLPVSV from the coding sequence ATGAATCGCCTGTCACGACGGACATTTTTGAAGCACTCCAGCCTTGCAGCGGGCGCAGCCCTGACCATCCCGCGCTCCTCTTCCCTGCGCGCCGCCACCACGGCCCCGGCGGCCATCCGGCCGAAGCTTGCGCAGTTCGAGTATGCGCAGGTGCGTCTGCTCGATGGCCCCATGCTGGAGCAATTCGATCGCAATCACCGTTTCTTTCTTGGCCTCGATGAAGATGGCCTGCTCAAGCCTTTTCGCGAGCGCGCCGGGCAGCCTGCTCCCGGGCCGGTGATGGGCGGCTGGTATAACGACAACCCGGCGTATGATCCGCCGAAGAACATGACCGGCTACATTCCCGGCCACAGCTTCGGGCAATACCTCTCTGGGCTGGCGCGCGCCTATGCGATCACCGGCAACAAGCCGACGCAGGAGAAGGTACAGCGGCTGGTGAAAGGCTTTGCGCCCACGGTGACGGAGAAGTTCTACGTCGATTACCCGCTGCCTGCCTATACCTTCGACAAAACCAACATCGGTCTTCTCGATGCACATCAGTTCGCCGGAGACTCGCATGCGCTGCCTGTGCTGAGCCGCGCGGTAGATGCGGTGCTGCCGCATCTGCCTGCCGGTCCGCAGACACGCGAAGAGGCCTGCGCCGTGCCGCACAAGAACATCTCCTACTGCTGGGATGAAACTTACACCCTGCCGGAAAATTTCTATCTCGCCTACCTGCGCAGCGGCGATGCCCGCTATCGCCAGCTTGCCGCGCGCTTCCTGCAGGACAAGGATTACTTCACACCGCTTTCGCAGGATGAGAATGTGCTGCCCGGACTGCATGCTTACAGCCATCTCAACGCGCTTGCCTCCGCGGTGCAGTCCTATCTCGTCGACGGCAGCCAGATGCATTTGCGCGCGGCACGCAATGGCTTTCGCATGATCCAGCAGACGCAGAGCTTTGCCACCGGCGGCTGGGGCCCGGATGAGACCTTCCGCAAGCCGGGCAGCGGCGATATGGGCGCGAGCCTGACCAAAACCCATGCCAGCTTTGAGACGCCCTGCGGCGCGTACGGCCACTTCAAGGTGACACGCTATCTCATGCGCATTACCGGCGACAGCGCCTACGGCGACAGCATGGAGAGCATGCTCTACAACACCATCCTCGGCGCCAAGCCCATTCTCGAAGACGGCACCAGCTTCTACTATGCCGACTACAACAACGTTGCCAGCAAGTTCTATCACCAGGACAAGTGGCCTTGCTGCTCTGGCACCTTTCCGCAGGTGACGGCCGATTACGGCATCAGTTCCTACTTCCAGTCGCCGGAAGGCGTGCATGTGAACCTGTATGTGCCCTCGCAGCTCACCTGGACGCAGAACGGCAGCCGCTGCGTGCTGACGCAGCGCACGGAATATCCCTATCACCCCGAAGTGACGCTCGAGGTGCGCACGGAACGGCCGGAGAGCTTCGCTATCGCACTGCGCATCCCCGCATGGGCCGGCCCGGGAACGCATGTAGCCATCAACGGCAAGGCAATCGCAGAGGAGGTCAGGCCCGGCATCTTTCTTTCGTTGCATCGCACATGGAAAGACGGAGACCGCATCGAGCTCACTCTCGACCGCACCTATCGCCTAATCCAGGTCGATCCGGAGCATCCGAATCTGGTCGCTCTTCTGCATGGCCCACTTTCGCTCTTTGCCGTCGGCGAAACTCCTGCCACGCTCTCGCGCCGCGAGCTTCTCGCCGCGCAGGAGCGCTCGGGAAGCTGGAGCGTGTCGTCCGGATCTGATGCGGTCACGCTGCTCTCCTACCCGCAGATCAAGGATGAGAAGTATCGTCTCTATCTGCCTGTCTCTGTGTAA